The following proteins come from a genomic window of Nostoc sp. TCL26-01:
- a CDS encoding TIGR03985 family CRISPR-associated protein — protein sequence MPLPELFPHFFILQRLVDGSLNQSQNLITAMRRWILINWFYGEASKNCQCDRYSGITFNEWSEYFFNQDIFHLQPSFQSGHPLGRLLERNDEIFKPHHPLCPCYKTTVDWLRFYNINVDEWLEELQNNIYISPQTVTKVICHRLFAKVRKSLQADINTLIAKGYLKCETSLFKKQNIIYLVDKLPDWLCTKVAKKPINSSGFFPELNPTEMADLAQALDMLSFLDPKLAPIADKISGEVYGTRRIFLHVDYILSEDNQLNSDNLQEQLQENWQSREIKPIFLNYASARCGDKKCLVYPVCIYYLQRAKYLCGYGLNPQGDVNWYIYRLERIKSFAFVDWSNRIIPPQMLDKYLNNQLPEPDDVEREISSAWGFEMNKPPRFMLLRFKRDYHQRYIKNTFRHNTFTYIISPAKLAQIIHHYTSNPQEEKLLNTIVKKNPDDAYYSVIYRANDNNIIMRLLAWGANVEVLLPMELRKHIAKNIREASTFYDC from the coding sequence ATGCCTCTACCCGAATTATTCCCCCACTTTTTCATCCTCCAGCGATTAGTCGATGGTTCTCTCAACCAAAGCCAAAACCTAATTACAGCAATGCGACGCTGGATTCTAATCAATTGGTTTTATGGAGAAGCAAGCAAAAATTGCCAGTGCGATCGCTATAGTGGTATAACCTTCAATGAATGGAGCGAATACTTTTTTAATCAAGACATATTCCATCTGCAACCATCATTTCAATCGGGACATCCTCTTGGTCGTTTGTTGGAGAGAAATGACGAAATCTTCAAACCCCATCATCCCCTCTGCCCCTGTTATAAAACGACTGTCGATTGGTTACGATTTTATAATATTAATGTTGATGAGTGGCTGGAAGAATTACAAAACAATATTTATATATCCCCACAAACAGTTACCAAAGTAATTTGTCATCGTCTATTTGCTAAAGTGAGAAAAAGCCTACAGGCAGATATCAATACTTTGATAGCTAAAGGATATCTCAAATGCGAAACATCTCTATTTAAAAAGCAAAATATTATCTATCTAGTAGATAAATTACCCGATTGGCTGTGTACCAAGGTTGCTAAAAAGCCAATAAATTCAAGTGGATTTTTTCCCGAATTAAATCCCACTGAAATGGCAGATTTAGCCCAAGCATTGGATATGTTGAGTTTTCTTGACCCCAAATTAGCACCGATCGCTGATAAAATTTCTGGGGAAGTTTACGGAACTCGGCGAATATTTCTGCACGTAGATTATATTTTATCTGAGGATAACCAGCTTAATAGTGATAATTTACAAGAGCAACTACAAGAAAATTGGCAAAGTAGGGAAATTAAACCAATATTTTTAAACTATGCTAGCGCTCGTTGTGGTGATAAAAAATGCCTAGTTTATCCGGTGTGTATTTATTACCTGCAAAGGGCAAAATATCTTTGTGGTTATGGGTTAAACCCTCAAGGTGATGTGAATTGGTATATTTATCGTTTGGAACGGATTAAATCATTTGCCTTTGTGGATTGGTCAAATCGAATCATTCCCCCACAAATGTTAGATAAATATCTCAATAATCAACTACCAGAGCCAGATGATGTGGAAAGAGAAATCAGCAGTGCTTGGGGATTTGAAATGAATAAACCTCCTCGCTTCATGTTGCTGAGATTTAAGCGCGATTATCACCAACGCTACATCAAAAATACCTTTCGTCATAACACGTTTACTTACATCATATCACCTGCCAAACTAGCACAAATAATTCATCACTATACAAGTAATCCCCAGGAAGAAAAATTATTAAATACTATTGTAAAAAAAAATCCTGACGATGCTTATTACAGTGTGATCTATCGCGCCAATGATAATAATATCATCATGCGTTTGCTTGCTTGGGGTGCTAATGTCGAGGTTTTATTACCCATGGAATTACGAAAACATATTGCTAAGAATATTCGGGAAGCCTCTACATTTTACGATTGTTAG
- a CDS encoding M48 family metalloprotease, translating into MRFKNAGGNLAVIAIMALFCLAVLIYGLCASYYGLLLLQQGALSFILGLFFLICIGFPSIYWVVTTSYRYFAAVPTYINQRKIRVINPFLVDEKGLYSDTERWLCSTIRDIAIAENITKTPVVGIELCDDNPNAYAVGATRSYSMVVATTGLIKNLNREEVAAVMAHEIGHIANLDTMAKTLLSATWGGVMVTLFTPMLLVVWYLGRFAALLMLIAGLIYGLLGNWQHAISFFVGVVIWLVLMLLPSITQFLVTLLTFSHSRWREYHADAVAARLTSVDAMVSALATLDRLPFQPPKKNREEMSTLWIRVEMKEEVGVFHWLKHSHPPIHKRIEALRRGSYIKT; encoded by the coding sequence ATGAGATTTAAAAATGCTGGCGGTAATTTAGCTGTAATTGCAATTATGGCGCTATTTTGTTTAGCAGTTTTGATTTATGGTTTGTGTGCAAGCTATTACGGGTTACTGTTATTGCAACAGGGTGCATTAAGTTTTATTCTGGGGTTGTTTTTCTTGATTTGTATTGGGTTTCCTAGTATTTATTGGGTTGTCACTACAAGTTACCGATATTTTGCCGCAGTTCCTACTTACATTAATCAAAGAAAAATTCGGGTGATTAATCCATTTTTAGTAGATGAGAAAGGACTGTATTCGGATACGGAAAGATGGTTGTGTAGCACGATTAGAGATATTGCGATCGCTGAAAATATCACTAAAACTCCGGTAGTGGGAATTGAATTGTGTGATGATAATCCCAATGCTTATGCTGTTGGTGCTACTCGTTCGTATTCAATGGTAGTTGCAACTACAGGTTTAATTAAAAATTTAAATCGGGAAGAAGTCGCTGCGGTTATGGCTCATGAAATCGGTCATATTGCTAACTTAGATACGATGGCAAAAACCTTACTTTCTGCAACTTGGGGTGGGGTAATGGTGACTCTTTTTACACCCATGTTATTGGTTGTTTGGTATCTAGGTCGATTTGCTGCTTTATTAATGTTAATTGCGGGTTTAATCTATGGTTTGTTGGGCAATTGGCAACACGCAATAAGCTTTTTTGTTGGTGTTGTAATTTGGCTAGTACTAATGTTACTACCATCAATAACCCAATTTTTGGTAACATTACTGACCTTTTCGCACAGTCGTTGGCGAGAATATCACGCTGATGCTGTTGCGGCAAGACTCACTAGCGTTGATGCGATGGTATCAGCACTCGCAACCCTAGACAGACTTCCCTTTCAACCACCGAAAAAGAACCGTGAAGAAATGTCAACTTTATGGATACGAGTTGAAATGAAAGAAGAAGTCGGGGTTTTTCATTGGTTGAAACATAGCCATCCACCAATTCACAAACGAATTGAAGCCTTAAGACGGGGATCTTATATTAAAACATAG
- a CDS encoding reverse transcriptase domain-containing protein gives MEAIISEFLALHNFQRAWEKVAEKRGCAGIDRETIDDFARNQALNIYELRNTVANGSYEPLPCRQVVIPKRNGNLRELKIPTVRDRIVQQALLNVFYPVLEAKFSSASFAYRPNLSYLNAVEKIADFRDEGYIWVFDADIVKFFDNIEHSRLLQEIRLHLDHPGILCLIKSWVSVGVQTDAGLILSQKGIPQGAVISPILANIYLHEFDEIITASNLQLVRYADDFVVLARTQAEILAAKIEITNLLAGMGLEIHPEKTRITNFEHGFCFLGHGFIDNAIFPIDTKRTKYTNNSVPQPQSTQRKKKRLRIN, from the coding sequence ATGGAAGCAATAATTAGTGAATTTCTGGCTTTGCACAATTTTCAACGAGCCTGGGAAAAAGTTGCAGAGAAACGCGGCTGTGCGGGTATCGACAGAGAAACCATTGATGATTTTGCTCGTAATCAAGCATTAAATATCTATGAATTACGCAATACAGTTGCTAATGGTAGCTATGAACCTCTACCTTGCAGACAAGTTGTCATACCCAAACGTAATGGTAATTTACGAGAATTAAAAATACCAACAGTACGCGATCGCATCGTCCAACAAGCGCTGTTAAATGTATTTTATCCCGTCTTGGAGGCGAAATTTTCGAGTGCGAGTTTTGCCTATCGTCCCAATTTATCCTATCTGAATGCAGTGGAAAAAATCGCTGATTTTCGTGATGAAGGTTATATTTGGGTATTCGATGCTGATATCGTCAAATTTTTTGATAATATCGAACATTCCCGCTTATTACAAGAAATTAGACTACATCTCGACCATCCCGGTATTTTATGTTTGATTAAATCCTGGGTATCGGTTGGTGTACAAACCGATGCAGGTTTAATTTTATCTCAAAAAGGTATTCCTCAAGGCGCAGTAATTTCACCAATCTTAGCCAATATTTACCTGCATGAGTTTGATGAGATAATCACCGCCAGTAATTTACAACTCGTGCGTTATGCTGATGATTTTGTAGTTTTAGCACGTACCCAAGCAGAAATTTTGGCAGCCAAAATAGAAATCACTAATTTATTAGCTGGTATGGGATTAGAGATACATCCCGAAAAAACTAGAATTACTAATTTTGAGCATGGATTCTGTTTTCTCGGTCATGGATTTATAGATAATGCGATTTTTCCCATCGATACAAAGCGCACTAAATATACAAACAACTCAGTTCCTCAACCACAATCAACGCAACGTAAAAAAAAACGCCTCCGCATCAATTAG
- the cas1 gene encoding CRISPR-associated endonuclease Cas1 — MQLDTQPNKELEILEQEQQHHHQIAFLHQPYLVETDVTTDREIISDDSDDKNSPLQKNIWNQEMAAIYLLEQGTSIYKDHLRFIIHVSEKTKLEIPIREVEQIMIFGNIQLSTPVINACLKEKIGVLFLNQLGQYHGHLASEESTNIDNHLIQMERRNNDYFQFQVSKAIVYGKLTNSKQLLMRFNRKRKIAAVEQAIYGISKDIDALELVDNLDSLRGYEGITAARYFPAFGQLITNPNFEFSLRNRQPPTDPINSLLSFGYTLLLNNVMSFIVAEGLSPYIGNFHYGERQKSYLAFDLMEEFRSVIVDSLVLKIINNSVFKPQDFDILDSTGGVYLNQSSRRIFLQKLEARMNEETSHPDLQSQVTYRHAIQLQVRRYKRCLLSDIPYAAFLRPV; from the coding sequence TTGCAGTTAGATACACAACCAAATAAAGAACTAGAAATTTTAGAACAAGAACAACAACATCATCATCAAATTGCATTCCTCCATCAACCTTATTTAGTAGAAACAGATGTCACTACAGACAGAGAAATTATTTCTGATGATAGTGATGACAAAAATAGTCCTTTACAAAAAAATATTTGGAATCAGGAAATGGCTGCAATTTATCTGCTCGAACAGGGAACAAGTATTTATAAAGACCACCTCCGTTTTATTATTCATGTCAGCGAAAAAACAAAACTGGAAATACCAATTCGTGAAGTCGAACAAATCATGATTTTTGGCAATATCCAACTTTCTACTCCCGTGATTAATGCCTGTTTAAAAGAAAAAATTGGTGTACTGTTTCTCAACCAACTGGGTCAATATCACGGACATTTAGCTAGTGAAGAATCTACAAATATAGATAATCATCTCATCCAAATGGAACGACGCAATAACGACTATTTTCAGTTTCAAGTATCTAAGGCGATCGTTTATGGAAAATTAACTAATTCTAAGCAGTTATTAATGCGCTTTAATCGCAAACGCAAAATAGCAGCAGTAGAGCAGGCAATATATGGCATTAGTAAAGATATTGATGCCTTAGAATTAGTTGATAATTTAGATTCTTTGCGCGGTTATGAAGGTATCACAGCCGCAAGATATTTTCCTGCCTTTGGACAGTTAATTACTAATCCCAATTTTGAATTTTCTCTCCGCAATCGTCAACCACCTACAGACCCGATAAATTCTCTCTTAAGCTTTGGTTATACGCTGTTATTGAATAATGTCATGAGTTTTATTGTTGCCGAAGGACTTTCACCATATATCGGTAATTTTCACTATGGAGAAAGACAAAAATCTTATTTAGCTTTTGATTTAATGGAGGAATTTCGGTCTGTCATAGTTGATAGTTTGGTTTTGAAGATTATTAATAATTCAGTGTTTAAACCGCAGGATTTTGACATTTTAGATAGTACAGGAGGAGTATATTTAAATCAATCATCACGGCGGATTTTTCTTCAAAAACTTGAAGCTAGGATGAATGAGGAAACATCTCATCCCGATTTACAATCTCAAGTCACATACCGTCATGCAATTCAATTACAAGTCAGAAGATATAAACGTTGTTTATTATCGGATATTCCCTATGCAGCATTTTTAAGACCTGTTTAA
- the cas2 gene encoding CRISPR-associated endonuclease Cas2 produces MLVVVVYDIPNDKRRTKLSNFLEGYGRRVQFSVFECFLSLEEMRQLYIDVRKLVKPAEDNLRFYWISQEAVERVLTIGGETPQPPPNYYVI; encoded by the coding sequence ATGTTAGTCGTTGTTGTATATGATATTCCTAATGACAAAAGACGCACGAAGTTATCCAATTTTCTAGAAGGTTATGGACGAAGAGTCCAGTTTTCTGTGTTTGAGTGTTTTTTGAGTTTGGAGGAAATGCGACAACTTTATATAGATGTGAGAAAGTTAGTTAAACCTGCGGAGGATAATCTGCGTTTTTATTGGATATCTCAAGAAGCTGTTGAGAGGGTGTTAACAATTGGTGGTGAAACACCCCAACCACCTCCAAACTACTATGTAATCTAG
- a CDS encoding NYN domain-containing protein, translating into MLTSRRVLIFADSDNTYLAAQSFNRKIDWQKICQYLANPKEGRELIEMVIYVGLPPARERFEEQRKTKEKFVYWARNNGFLVVAKEGKAKGEEYETNIDVVMAMDAIELALEVKPDIVVLVTGDSDFAYLAEKLRRRGMRVEVASVEQSLGSELKSAANSIIDLIEVFDSFNPQNSNQTFHRIGSTTIFD; encoded by the coding sequence ATGCTCACATCTCGTCGTGTCTTGATTTTTGCAGACAGCGATAATACCTACCTAGCAGCACAAAGCTTCAACAGAAAAATCGACTGGCAAAAAATATGTCAGTACCTTGCCAATCCCAAAGAAGGTAGAGAATTAATCGAAATGGTGATTTATGTTGGTTTACCACCAGCCAGAGAAAGATTTGAAGAACAACGCAAAACCAAAGAGAAATTTGTCTATTGGGCTAGAAATAACGGCTTTTTAGTAGTTGCAAAGGAAGGAAAAGCCAAAGGAGAAGAATATGAAACCAACATTGATGTTGTCATGGCCATGGATGCGATCGAGTTAGCATTAGAAGTCAAACCCGATATCGTTGTCTTGGTGACAGGAGATTCAGATTTTGCCTATTTAGCCGAAAAATTGCGACGCAGAGGAATGCGGGTAGAAGTTGCATCCGTAGAACAGTCATTAGGTAGTGAGTTAAAAAGTGCAGCCAACAGCATTATCGACTTAATAGAAGTATTTGACTCATTTAATCCGCAAAATAGTAATCAAACATTCCACAGAATTGGCAGCACTACTATATTTGATTAA
- a CDS encoding ISKra4 family transposase (programmed frameshift), with amino-acid sequence MNQDKQERIKACLQELSTLLYEEADKSKLTDLESIEKTVRSQILELVSPEIAPFFIEQKTGTKVGKTRKIKSLVGELTLKAKQLQKLGLKPRTRLSPLLQKCCLRLSANESYQKAEIEVEALTGVKVGHSTQQKLVLSQDFQLPFAKQAVSEVSVDGGKVRLRGKPKAGCYWRDYKTVRLQGIYYGAFFDDNQSLVDYVNSQRLVNPLVCLGDGHDGVWNLVKEFGKTENFERWEILDWYHLKENLYKVGGSLKRLKAAETLLWQGQIEETQALFLHCRGKQAKNFIAYLEKHRSRLVNYAYYQAEQLCSIGSGAVESAIKQIGARIKISGAQWNVDSVNHILSIRCAYLNGLLAI; translated from the exons ATGAACCAGGATAAACAAGAAAGAATCAAAGCCTGTTTACAAGAATTGTCAACACTACTGTATGAAGAAGCAGATAAAAGTAAGCTGACAGACCTCGAAAGTATAGAAAAAACAGTTCGGAGTCAAATATTAGAACTAGTCAGTCCAGAAATAGCCC CTTTTTTTATCGAACAAAAAACTGGAACAAAAGTAGGTAAAACCAGGAAAATTAAAAGCTTAGTGGGGGAACTGACTCTTAAAGCCAAACAGTTACAGAAACTGGGTTTGAAGCCAAGAACCCGGTTAAGTCCATTACTTCAAAAGTGTTGTTTAAGGCTGTCAGCTAACGAATCATACCAAAAAGCAGAAATTGAAGTTGAGGCATTGACAGGAGTCAAAGTGGGTCACTCAACGCAACAAAAATTAGTGCTGTCACAAGATTTTCAACTACCATTTGCAAAACAAGCAGTTTCAGAAGTCAGTGTAGATGGAGGAAAAGTCCGACTCAGAGGTAAACCGAAAGCAGGCTGTTACTGGCGAGACTATAAAACCGTTCGTCTGCAAGGGATTTACTATGGTGCGTTTTTTGATGACAACCAATCATTAGTTGATTATGTCAATAGCCAACGTCTGGTTAACCCGTTAGTGTGCTTGGGGGATGGTCATGATGGCGTGTGGAATCTAGTCAAAGAGTTTGGTAAAACAGAAAATTTTGAGCGTTGGGAAATCTTGGATTGGTATCACCTCAAAGAAAATCTCTATAAAGTTGGTGGTTCTTTAAAACGGCTTAAAGCTGCTGAAACGCTGTTATGGCAAGGTCAGATAGAAGAAACTCAAGCTTTATTTCTTCATTGCCGAGGTAAACAAGCGAAGAACTTCATTGCTTATCTTGAAAAACATCGCTCTCGTCTTGTCAATTATGCCTATTACCAGGCTGAACAACTTTGTTCTATTGGTTCTGGCGCAGTTGAATCTGCTATTAAACAAATTGGTGCGAGGATTAAAATTTCTGGCGCACAGTGGAATGTTGATAGTGTTAATCACATCCTCTCTATTCGTTGTGCTTATCTCAATGGTTTATTAGCTATTTGA
- a CDS encoding E2/UBC family protein gives MSLSAKSGCSQILEKLAKNIIVGNKTIENLRYTVILIKGMPLSSQKFTVSNSDVLFLLPPEYPQLPPIGCYLNYPWNTTGEGDHHFTRQSYYGAPFLSNEGWYWYCVGLGGGFNREVWLNSWKPSQKVDKGHNLATLFVTARHAINSDD, from the coding sequence TTGAGTCTTTCTGCCAAAAGTGGATGCTCCCAAATTTTAGAAAAACTAGCGAAGAATATTATCGTTGGTAATAAAACAATTGAAAATCTCAGATACACGGTAATTTTAATCAAAGGAATGCCCTTGTCATCCCAAAAATTCACTGTTTCCAACAGCGATGTTTTATTTCTACTACCACCTGAATATCCCCAACTACCACCCATTGGTTGCTATCTCAATTACCCTTGGAACACCACCGGAGAAGGAGATCATCACTTCACCAGACAAAGCTATTATGGAGCGCCATTTTTAAGCAATGAGGGATGGTATTGGTATTGTGTTGGATTGGGAGGAGGATTTAACCGCGAAGTTTGGTTAAACTCATGGAAACCCAGTCAGAAAGTTGATAAAGGACATAATTTAGCGACACTATTTGTTACCGCCCGTCATGCAATTAATAGTGACGATTAG
- a CDS encoding ThiF family adenylyltransferase, protein MESQNQLPEYLLHIPPKMWQEFCKNMLEARSINEEVIGFFFCKSHQISKLKFRYIPKAWVVPLQDCYELQSNSGLVLAQKFHSYILEKYLQDGLHVVHIHTHIGEATPEFSSVDDYYESEYANFLTHKFSQKIRLISGVFNQSLQKSKFRIWNRKGKNYYHIDFCNSYLTIGNFDANFALNTVQEEFEQPFNSQYQNVFDNETTANSFSKNFRQSTTKSIFGQQNYSNNQNLMFARQKIFGDACQKQLHELKISLIGCGGIGASFAESLGRLGVKNWVLIDSDRLETVNLNRMPGATPKMVDQQWYKVGYVKYLIKKIYPTGSNVKAIPTSCNSEIAQREIAGSDLIIVATDNHLSRKQAQELALTYMRPLVCLGTHIDINPSDNTPRMFCRVTVPPLGGGWCLMCGNIINLQKAAVESAPTQINQMVNRAGYLEGVNDPAVFWLNSICASTGVGVIHGMVSGFLNLDTGIDWIYEFPNSVWHQIDTKYLETPDCYFCSQFDGLTTEIENIETESDVENMGYW, encoded by the coding sequence ATGGAATCTCAGAATCAACTCCCAGAATATTTACTACATATACCCCCAAAAATGTGGCAAGAATTTTGCAAAAATATGTTAGAAGCTCGAAGTATTAATGAAGAGGTTATTGGCTTCTTTTTTTGTAAAAGTCATCAAATATCTAAACTAAAATTTCGCTACATTCCTAAAGCTTGGGTAGTTCCTTTACAAGATTGTTACGAATTACAATCGAATAGTGGCTTAGTATTAGCCCAAAAATTCCATTCATACATATTAGAAAAGTATCTTCAAGATGGACTGCATGTGGTTCATATTCACACCCATATTGGCGAGGCTACACCTGAATTTTCATCTGTTGATGATTATTATGAATCAGAATATGCTAATTTTCTGACTCATAAATTTTCTCAAAAAATCCGTTTAATTTCTGGAGTATTCAACCAGTCATTACAAAAAAGTAAATTCCGCATCTGGAACAGAAAAGGTAAAAATTATTATCATATTGATTTTTGTAATTCATACTTAACAATAGGTAATTTTGATGCTAATTTCGCTTTAAATACAGTACAAGAAGAATTTGAGCAACCATTTAATAGTCAATACCAAAATGTATTTGATAATGAGACAACTGCCAATTCCTTCTCAAAAAATTTTAGGCAATCTACGACGAAATCAATTTTTGGGCAGCAAAATTACTCTAATAATCAAAATTTGATGTTTGCCAGACAAAAAATATTTGGTGATGCCTGTCAAAAGCAACTTCACGAACTCAAAATTAGCCTGATTGGTTGCGGTGGAATCGGTGCAAGTTTTGCCGAATCATTAGGGAGATTGGGGGTAAAAAATTGGGTCTTAATTGACAGCGATCGCCTGGAAACAGTCAATCTCAATCGAATGCCAGGAGCTACCCCAAAAATGGTCGATCAACAATGGTATAAAGTCGGTTATGTCAAATATTTAATAAAAAAAATCTACCCCACAGGTTCCAATGTCAAAGCTATCCCCACATCATGTAATAGCGAAATAGCTCAAAGAGAAATAGCCGGATCTGATTTAATCATAGTAGCAACAGATAATCATCTCTCCCGCAAACAAGCCCAAGAATTAGCATTGACATATATGCGTCCTCTGGTTTGTCTGGGTACTCACATCGACATCAACCCATCTGATAACACACCACGAATGTTTTGTCGTGTCACCGTTCCACCTTTGGGGGGTGGTTGGTGTTTGATGTGTGGTAATATTATCAACCTGCAAAAAGCAGCCGTAGAATCCGCACCCACACAAATCAATCAGATGGTGAATCGCGCAGGCTATTTAGAAGGAGTCAATGACCCAGCAGTATTTTGGTTAAATAGTATTTGTGCGAGTACTGGAGTTGGTGTAATTCACGGTATGGTAAGCGGTTTTCTCAACCTAGATACTGGCATTGATTGGATTTACGAGTTTCCTAATTCTGTTTGGCATCAAATAGACACAAAGTATCTAGAAACACCTGATTGTTATTTCTGTTCTCAATTTGATGGCTTAACAACAGAGATTGAAAATATTGAGACAGAAAGCGATGTTGAAAATATGGGTTATTGGTAG
- a CDS encoding dynamin family protein, which yields MKAENAGEYTSGKLGFEQDIAYLNNVSENLRKGVFRLLILGDMKRGKSTLLNAIIGEKILPTGVNPCTAVLTIVRYGEDKQVTIYFNDAKPPESMDFDTTLLVTGIYQTQGVA from the coding sequence ATGAAAGCTGAAAATGCAGGTGAATATACTTCTGGAAAATTGGGATTTGAGCAAGATATTGCATATCTTAATAATGTTAGTGAAAACTTGCGTAAAGGTGTATTTCGCTTGCTCATACTAGGAGATATGAAACGAGGTAAAAGTACCTTATTAAATGCTATTATTGGTGAAAAAATCTTACCAACAGGTGTCAATCCTTGCACCGCAGTTCTTACTATTGTTCGCTATGGTGAAGATAAACAAGTAACCATTTATTTTAATGATGCTAAACCACCGGAATCAATGGATTTTGACACCACGCTACTAGTAACTGGAATTTACCAAACCCAAGGTGTAGCATAA
- a CDS encoding ankyrin repeat domain-containing protein, which translates to MELLHQPEDIVAQRYRIIKILGEGGSGTTYLAEDTDSHQLVALKALSLHRLNDWKLMELFEREAKILSQLYHQAIPRYLGYFHIETTLEHCFYIVQAQAPGKSLAALIADGWRTTEDEVRYIATQILEILVYLHSLDPVVIHRDIKPQNIIRRDDGKVYLVDFGAVQNTYYNTFMRGSTVVGTYGYMAPEQFRGQAVPATDLYGLGATILFLLTHRSPADLPMERLKIDFRHHVQISDEFADWLEKMLEPDVEERFSSAIEALAALSGEQAIAAKVSTPVSWKTIAGVGATIATSTMAIALLNAHKWLVLGMFGIIPLSNMCENIDAIKDYYHQVDNANALVMESSPNGDNERMSLLVCTIRRHNFEGTKFLITQGADVKLADRQGNTPLHLLFIDPFDPYIPEDDYEIAEMLIAKGADINIQNQKGKTPLQLAVQNSQPQIIKLLLKSGGDINQRDRTGATLLHLAISKTNHPAYSRVSIYTQEIIQQLIKEGVNINATDNKGRTPLHQAVLSYKKIAIEQLLKQKANINAEDKDGNTPLQLIAKNFIGDRKDLVISSEKQAIADILKKNGAKK; encoded by the coding sequence ATGGAACTGCTGCATCAACCAGAAGATATTGTTGCCCAGCGATACCGGATCATCAAAATTTTGGGGGAAGGTGGTAGCGGTACTACATACTTAGCTGAAGATACAGATAGCCATCAGTTGGTAGCCCTAAAAGCCTTGTCACTGCATCGGTTAAATGATTGGAAGCTGATGGAGTTGTTTGAACGGGAAGCGAAAATTCTCTCACAACTCTATCATCAGGCAATTCCCCGTTATCTGGGCTATTTTCATATAGAAACTACATTAGAGCATTGTTTCTACATAGTCCAAGCACAAGCGCCAGGAAAATCTTTAGCAGCCTTAATTGCTGATGGTTGGCGCACTACAGAAGATGAAGTTAGATATATAGCCACGCAAATCTTAGAAATTCTCGTCTATCTCCACTCACTCGATCCTGTTGTTATCCATCGGGACATCAAACCCCAAAATATTATCCGCCGTGATGATGGCAAGGTATACTTAGTAGATTTTGGTGCAGTACAAAATACCTATTATAATACTTTCATGCGTGGTAGTACGGTAGTAGGAACATATGGTTATATGGCTCCAGAGCAGTTTCGGGGGCAAGCTGTACCTGCTACTGATTTGTATGGTTTGGGCGCAACGATACTTTTCTTACTAACGCACCGTTCCCCGGCTGATTTGCCGATGGAACGGTTGAAGATTGATTTTCGTCACCATGTACAGATTAGTGATGAATTTGCTGACTGGTTAGAGAAAATGTTAGAGCCAGATGTGGAAGAACGTTTTAGTTCTGCTATTGAAGCTTTAGCGGCTCTGAGTGGTGAGCAGGCGATCGCCGCTAAGGTCAGTACTCCTGTATCTTGGAAAACTATCGCTGGAGTAGGAGCAACTATTGCTACATCGACAATGGCGATCGCTCTGCTGAATGCTCACAAATGGCTAGTTTTGGGTATGTTCGGCATTATACCACTTTCTAATATGTGTGAAAATATTGATGCCATCAAAGACTATTATCACCAAGTAGATAATGCCAATGCTTTAGTGATGGAGTCATCACCAAATGGTGACAATGAACGGATGTCTTTGTTGGTATGCACAATTCGTCGTCATAACTTTGAGGGAACGAAATTTTTAATCACTCAAGGTGCGGATGTTAAACTTGCAGATCGTCAGGGTAATACACCCTTACACCTACTATTTATTGATCCATTTGATCCATATATTCCAGAAGATGACTACGAAATAGCCGAAATGTTAATTGCTAAAGGTGCAGATATTAACATTCAGAATCAAAAAGGTAAAACCCCTCTACAATTAGCAGTACAAAACTCTCAACCGCAAATCATCAAACTACTGCTCAAATCAGGTGGAGATATCAATCAGCGCGATCGCACTGGTGCAACTTTACTACATTTAGCCATATCTAAAACTAATCATCCAGCCTATAGCAGAGTTAGCATATACACTCAAGAGATTATCCAACAGCTAATTAAAGAGGGAGTGAATATCAACGCCACAGATAATAAAGGCAGAACTCCACTGCATCAAGCAGTATTAAGTTACAAAAAAATAGCTATAGAACAGCTACTGAAACAGAAAGCGAATATCAATGCTGAGGATAAAGATGGTAATACACCATTGCAACTGATCGCTAAAAACTTTATTGGTGATCGAAAAGATCTAGTAATCTCTTCAGAGAAGCAGGCGATCGCTGACATTTTGAAAAAGAACGGTGCAAAGAAGTAA